In Microvenator marinus, one genomic interval encodes:
- a CDS encoding UDP-glucose dehydrogenase family protein yields the protein MKVAVMGTGYVGLVTGACLADAGNHVICVDVDERKVQMLREGHIPIYEEGLEPIVQRNVQANRLEFTTESAEAIQNSDIIFIAVGTPSDHDGSADLKYVLQVAATIADNLNSEKIVICKSTVPVGTCDLVRETIAKRTDTPFHVISNPEFLKEGSAVQDFQSPDRVIIGSSDSNAAETVGELYKPFMRRRDRIVYMDVRSAEMTKYASNAMLATKISFMNEIANLCDRVGADVEKVRAGMSLDERIGPHFIFPGVGYGGSCFPKDVRALSRLGAENDFLTALLNSVEDVNNRQKLRLVHDLKEHLGSLKGKTIAVWGLSFKPKTDDVREAPALVGIERLVSEGATVRATDPVALENAQEELAHLGDKVSFYKDEYETIKGADALLIFTEWNQFRSPDFKKMKEIMAAPVIFDGRNLYSTAKMREYGFHYDSIGRPTV from the coding sequence ATGAAAGTTGCAGTGATGGGTACGGGATACGTTGGACTTGTAACAGGCGCTTGCCTTGCCGATGCCGGAAACCACGTAATCTGCGTAGACGTGGATGAGCGCAAAGTCCAAATGCTCCGCGAAGGCCATATTCCGATCTACGAAGAAGGCCTCGAGCCTATCGTGCAAAGAAACGTCCAGGCGAACCGCCTCGAGTTCACTACCGAATCGGCCGAAGCTATCCAAAATTCGGATATCATCTTCATCGCGGTGGGCACGCCTTCTGATCACGACGGCTCCGCAGACCTCAAGTACGTGCTTCAGGTGGCTGCGACCATCGCCGACAATCTCAACTCCGAGAAAATCGTGATCTGCAAGAGCACCGTGCCCGTTGGAACGTGCGACCTCGTTCGCGAGACCATCGCAAAGCGCACGGACACGCCATTTCACGTGATCTCGAACCCTGAATTCCTCAAGGAAGGCTCCGCCGTCCAGGACTTTCAGTCTCCAGACCGCGTCATCATCGGTTCCTCAGACTCCAATGCCGCTGAAACCGTAGGCGAGCTCTACAAGCCGTTCATGCGCAGACGTGACCGAATCGTCTACATGGATGTCCGCAGCGCCGAGATGACCAAGTATGCGTCCAACGCCATGCTCGCCACCAAGATTTCGTTCATGAACGAGATCGCAAACCTTTGCGACCGCGTGGGTGCCGACGTCGAGAAAGTCCGTGCGGGCATGTCTCTCGACGAGCGAATCGGCCCGCACTTCATCTTCCCAGGCGTGGGCTATGGTGGCTCGTGCTTCCCTAAGGACGTGCGTGCTCTCTCGAGACTCGGCGCAGAAAACGACTTCTTGACCGCGCTTTTGAATTCCGTGGAAGACGTCAACAATCGCCAGAAACTCAGACTCGTGCACGACCTCAAAGAGCACCTCGGGTCACTCAAAGGTAAGACAATCGCGGTTTGGGGCCTCTCGTTTAAGCCTAAAACCGATGACGTGCGCGAAGCACCCGCGCTCGTCGGAATTGAGCGCCTCGTCTCCGAAGGCGCAACCGTGCGAGCAACCGACCCAGTAGCACTCGAAAACGCACAAGAAGAGCTCGCTCACCTCGGTGATAAAGTGAGCTTCTACAAGGACGAATACGAGACTATCAAAGGCGCAGACGCCCTTTTGATCTTTACCGAGTGGAATCAATTCCGCAGCCCAGACTTCAAAAAAATGAAGGAAATCATGGCCGCTCCCGTCATATTCGATGGACGTAACCTCTACTCCACCGCAAAAATGCGTGAGTACGGGTTCCATTATGACAGCATCGGCAGGCCGACGGTTTGA
- a CDS encoding vWA domain-containing protein produces MKTLQFAIVAAAMSLSAQASAQYVFSCYPPTEHAIGPTAPNVLMMLDMSGSMNQDSGEDILGDSDEETKYEVARFAIGDVANSIYDPGACPGNCDDVRLGLAYFPGGSNAPFAYSAETVGEDSAPDVITWLANNGPNGRTPTGEAARYIRDTNELRDSSRPNIAILISDGEPSDNGSTAASNQARNTVDFLCDANRRTNNPQVTTYVVGFGAGSNENINSAFAAAGGTGHCCQGASAPCDPADQVDICNVDVSTLFSSTTTSGCGSNDCVNAVGGGLSCTGSIEANGSDIKDELLSIVTGSSCIFELDIPPGYPNPEADADPDATEVKIFHSVFGAEIPIPPVGSGDTLPDELESRGMSETAADEYEDEGWEFTGASRRFVKLSDRLCEDIQTSQITKVTTEIACACTLVGQPCTYDYENGAYTPSQLDRMRCSQGVYICVGSTDVCDPTSGKMPEICNGLDDDCDGTSDNMSDSWDKAEFMGMSLPPEHAGLDCAQRDVCVCPGGARDDHEGTDFATYLDGWDPACSCGEGLGY; encoded by the coding sequence ATGAAAACGCTTCAATTTGCAATAGTCGCAGCGGCGATGTCCTTGAGTGCACAGGCTTCAGCCCAGTACGTATTCTCTTGTTATCCTCCCACCGAGCACGCGATTGGCCCCACGGCTCCGAACGTCTTGATGATGCTGGATATGTCAGGCTCGATGAACCAAGATAGCGGCGAGGATATCTTGGGCGACTCCGATGAAGAGACCAAATACGAGGTTGCGCGGTTTGCTATCGGAGATGTGGCTAACAGTATCTACGATCCCGGGGCTTGTCCGGGAAATTGCGACGATGTGAGGCTTGGGCTCGCGTACTTCCCAGGCGGCAGCAATGCTCCCTTTGCCTACAGCGCGGAAACCGTAGGTGAGGATAGTGCACCCGATGTCATCACATGGTTGGCTAACAACGGTCCCAACGGTCGAACGCCCACGGGAGAGGCCGCACGGTATATTCGCGACACCAACGAGTTGCGCGATTCGAGCCGCCCGAATATCGCCATTTTGATTTCTGACGGTGAACCAAGCGACAACGGCTCAACTGCCGCGAGCAACCAGGCTCGAAATACCGTAGACTTTCTCTGTGATGCAAACCGACGGACCAATAACCCGCAAGTGACCACCTACGTGGTTGGATTTGGAGCTGGCAGTAATGAGAACATCAACTCGGCCTTCGCTGCTGCCGGCGGCACAGGCCATTGTTGTCAGGGCGCGTCTGCTCCTTGTGACCCAGCTGACCAGGTTGATATCTGCAACGTTGACGTAAGCACTTTGTTCTCAAGCACGACCACGAGCGGCTGCGGATCCAACGACTGCGTGAACGCTGTTGGAGGAGGTTTGAGTTGCACGGGGAGTATCGAGGCAAACGGCTCAGACATTAAGGATGAACTCCTCTCGATCGTGACCGGTTCGAGCTGCATCTTTGAGCTAGATATTCCGCCGGGGTATCCAAACCCTGAGGCCGACGCAGACCCTGATGCTACTGAGGTAAAAATCTTCCATTCGGTCTTTGGTGCCGAGATTCCAATTCCGCCTGTTGGGTCTGGAGACACCTTACCGGACGAGCTCGAATCGCGGGGAATGAGTGAGACTGCGGCCGATGAGTACGAGGATGAGGGATGGGAGTTTACGGGGGCCTCCAGGCGTTTCGTGAAGCTTTCGGACCGCCTCTGCGAAGACATTCAGACAAGTCAGATCACGAAGGTCACCACCGAGATTGCGTGTGCTTGCACGCTCGTCGGCCAACCATGCACCTACGACTACGAGAATGGAGCCTATACCCCTTCGCAGCTTGACCGCATGCGGTGCTCGCAAGGCGTCTATATCTGCGTGGGCTCCACCGATGTTTGCGATCCAACGTCGGGCAAAATGCCTGAGATCTGCAACGGCCTTGACGATGATTGTGACGGGACGTCCGATAACATGAGCGATAGCTGGGATAAGGCTGAGTTCATGGGCATGAGCCTTCCACCGGAGCATGCGGGGCTCGATTGTGCTCAACGTGACGTCTGCGTATGTCCGGGTGGTGCACGTGATGACCATGAAGGCACTGACTTCGCCACGTATTTGGATGGTTGGGATCCTGCTTGCTCATGCGGTGAAGGGCTGGGCTATTGA